In Carya illinoinensis cultivar Pawnee chromosome 6, C.illinoinensisPawnee_v1, whole genome shotgun sequence, a single genomic region encodes these proteins:
- the LOC122314373 gene encoding beta-1,3-galactosyltransferase 7-like — MKNRSSEKISIKWIPIFCISSFLLGTLITCRSWAPPESNGQFMSRRRHEQEFQAVTDDFTPKKKPAPDSDIMKRVYKAEESLESLDKQISQLNMELSATRGSREMGISDGSTATSLLPNERKKAFVVIGINTAFSSRKRRDSVRETWMPQGDKLVQLEREKGIVVRFMIGHSATSNSILDRAIDSEEDQHQDFLRLEHIEGYHELSAKTKIFFATAVAKWDSDFYVKVDDDVHVNLGMLATTLARHRSKPRVYIGCMKSGPVLSRKDVKYHEPEHWKFGEEGNKYFRHATGQIYAISKDLATYISINQPILHQYANEDVSLGSWFIGLEVEHIDDHSMCCGTPPDCEWKAQAGNVCVASFDWSCSGICKSVEKIKYVHSKCGEGNGAVWSAL, encoded by the exons ATGAAGAATCGGAGCTCTGAAAAAATCTCCATTAAGTGGATTCCCATTTTCTGCATCTCTTCCTTCCTTCTCGGCACTCTCATCACCTGCAG GTCGTGGGCCCCACCGGAATCCAATGGTCAGTTCATGTCCCGGCGTCGACATGAACAAGAGTTTCAAGCTGTCACCGACGATTTTACACCTAAAAAG AAACCGGCACCGGATAGCGATATAATGAAGAGGGTTTACAAAGCCGAGGAATCCCTTGA ATCCCTAGACAAGCAGATATCGCAACTCAATATGGAGTTATCGGCGACTCGGGGTTCTCGGGAAATGGGGATCTCCGACGGTTCTACTGCCACCTCTTTGTTGCCCAATGAGAGGAAGAAAGCTTTCGTGGTTATTGGAATCAACACTGCTTTCAGTAGTAGGAAACGGCGTGATTCGGTCAGAGAGACTTGGATGCCTCAAG GTGACAAGCTTGTCCAATTGGAGCGCGAGAAGGGAATTGTGGTCCGGTTCATGATTGGCCACAG TGCAACATCCAACAGCATCTTAGATCGAGCTATTGATTCAGAAGAAGATCAGCATCAAGACTTTCTTAGGCTG GAGCACATTGAAGGATACCATGAGTTGTCtgcaaaaactaaaattttctTTGCCACTGCGGTTGCAAAATGGGATTCTGACTTCTATGTGAAGGTGGATGATGATGTCCATGTCAATTTGG GTATGCTAGCTACAACTCTTGCTCGTCACCGTTCCAAACCCAGAGTCTACATTGGGTGTATGAAATCTGGACCTGTGCTTTCTCGAAA AGATGTCAAGTATCATGAACCAGAGCACTGGAAATTTGGAGAAGAGGGGAATAAATACTTCCGACATGCAACTGGGCAGATATATGCAATCTCGAAGGATCTGGCCACATACATCTCCATCAACCA GCCTATATTGCATCAGTATGCCAATGAAGACGTGTCACTTGGTTCATGGTTTATTGGTCTTGAAGTTGAGCACATTGATGACCACAGTATGTGCTGTGGGACCCCACCAG ATTGTGAGTGGAAGGCACAGGCTGGTAATGTATGTGTTGCTTCATTTGATTGGAGCTGTAGCGGAATCTGCAAGTCAGTGGAGAAGATAAAGTATGTTCATTCGAAGTGTGGTGAAGGGAATGGAGCTGTATGGAGCGCTTTATAG
- the LOC122313921 gene encoding vacuolar protein sorting-associated protein 9A-like isoform X1: MENADVFLGLHDFLERMRQPSAADFVKSIKSFIVSFSNNAPDPETDGAAVQEFLANMEAAFRVHPLWSGCSEEELESAGEGLEKYVMTKLFPRVFASHPNDVKLDDQLFEKTALIQQFIRPENLDIKPTFQNETSWLCWQLAQKELQKINMYKAPRDKLVCILNCCKVIGNLLLNASISSNENPPGADEFLPVLIYVTIKANPPQLHSNLLYIQRYRHQSRLVAESAYFFTNMLSAESFISNIDAKTLSMDEIEFEKNMESARALLSGLSADWDGQSDKSDRNAAGVSTAEHMDPKHSSFNVSNDGDSASRDPLSVTKIPSLSDLENKGAIMLLKEDMVSQVFSDYPYLFAHVGDLTVDNIEDLLNNYKQLVFKYVCLSKGMGAAPSPLPNSQTQKLQHRVVTDKEPGDTSSVEPNDDSKEHTREDDGSYNVPLLQEDILESKLPQDEAFSAQGGENDETS, encoded by the exons ATGGAGAACGCCGACGTTTTCCTGGGTCTCCACGACTTTCTGGAGCGTATGCGACAACCTTCCGCAGCAGATTTCGTCAAATCTATCAAAAG TTTTATCGTCTCGTTTTCAAACAATGCTCCTGATCCAGAGACGGATGGTGCTGCAGTACAGGAGTTCCTTGCCAATATGGAAGCAGCTTTCAGGGTTCATCCACTTTGGTCTGGTTGCTCAGAGGAGGAGCTGGAGAGTGCTGGGGAA GGACTAGAGAAGTATGTCATGACAAAGTTATTTCCTCGTGTATTTGCTTCACATCCAAATGACGTTAAACTTGATGACCAACTTTTTGAGAAGACCGCTTTGATCCAACAATTCATTCGACCAGAAAATTTGGATATTAAACCAACCTTTCAAAATGAAACATCATGGCTA TGTTGGCAGCTTGCACAGAAAGAATTGCAGAAGATCAATATGTACAAGGCTCCTAGAGACAAGCTTGTTTGTATACTTAATTGTTGCAAGGTTATCGGTAACTTACTGCTTAATGCTTCTATTTCTTCAAATGAGAACCCCCCTGGAGCTGATGAATTTCTTCCTGTCCTGATTTATGTTACCATAAAG GCAAACCCTCCGCAACTGCACTCAAATTTGTTGTATATTCAAAGGTACAGGCATCAATCTCGATTAGTTGCGGAATCAGCATATTTTTTTACGAACATGCTCTCTGCTGAGTCTTTCATCTCCAACATTGATGCAAAGACGCTCTCGATGGATGAAATTGAGTTTGAAAAGAACATGGAATCTGCTCGAGCACTTCTTTCTGGACTCTCAGCTGATTGGGATGGCCAGTCTGATAAAAGTGATAGAAATGCAGCAGGCGTGTCTACAGCAGAACATATGGATCCTAAACATTCGTCTTTTAATGTTTCTAATGATGGGGATTCCGCATCTCGAGATCCATTATCAGTGACAAAAATTCCATCCCTCTCCGATTTGGAGAACAAAGGGGCAATTATGCTTTTGAAGGAGGATATGGTTAGCCAAGTCTTTTCGGattatccatatttgtttgctCATGTTGGTGACCTTACAGTCGACAATATAGAAGACCTGCTGAACAATTACAAACAACTTGTTTTCAAGTATGTTTGTCTTTCCAAGGGGATGGGCGCTGCTCCTTCTCCTTTGCCCAATTCTCAAACTCAGAAACTGCAGCATAGAGTTGTCACCGATAAAGAACCTGGAGATACTAGTAGTGTAGAACCAAATGACGATTCAAAAGAGCATACCAGGGAAGATGATGGTTCATATAATGTTCCTTTATTACAAGAGGATATTCTTGAATCCAAGTTGCCACAGGATGAAGCATTTTCAGCTCAAGGTGGGGAAAATGATGAGACTTCTTAA
- the LOC122313921 gene encoding vacuolar protein sorting-associated protein 9A-like isoform X2: MENADVFLGLHDFLERMRQPSAADFVKSIKSFIVSFSNNAPDPETDGAAVQEFLANMEAAFRVHPLWSGCSEEELESAGEGLEKYVMTKLFPRVFASHPNDVKLDDQLFEKTALIQQFIRPENLDIKPTFQNETSWLLAQKELQKINMYKAPRDKLVCILNCCKVIGNLLLNASISSNENPPGADEFLPVLIYVTIKANPPQLHSNLLYIQRYRHQSRLVAESAYFFTNMLSAESFISNIDAKTLSMDEIEFEKNMESARALLSGLSADWDGQSDKSDRNAAGVSTAEHMDPKHSSFNVSNDGDSASRDPLSVTKIPSLSDLENKGAIMLLKEDMVSQVFSDYPYLFAHVGDLTVDNIEDLLNNYKQLVFKYVCLSKGMGAAPSPLPNSQTQKLQHRVVTDKEPGDTSSVEPNDDSKEHTREDDGSYNVPLLQEDILESKLPQDEAFSAQGGENDETS; this comes from the exons ATGGAGAACGCCGACGTTTTCCTGGGTCTCCACGACTTTCTGGAGCGTATGCGACAACCTTCCGCAGCAGATTTCGTCAAATCTATCAAAAG TTTTATCGTCTCGTTTTCAAACAATGCTCCTGATCCAGAGACGGATGGTGCTGCAGTACAGGAGTTCCTTGCCAATATGGAAGCAGCTTTCAGGGTTCATCCACTTTGGTCTGGTTGCTCAGAGGAGGAGCTGGAGAGTGCTGGGGAA GGACTAGAGAAGTATGTCATGACAAAGTTATTTCCTCGTGTATTTGCTTCACATCCAAATGACGTTAAACTTGATGACCAACTTTTTGAGAAGACCGCTTTGATCCAACAATTCATTCGACCAGAAAATTTGGATATTAAACCAACCTTTCAAAATGAAACATCATGGCTA CTTGCACAGAAAGAATTGCAGAAGATCAATATGTACAAGGCTCCTAGAGACAAGCTTGTTTGTATACTTAATTGTTGCAAGGTTATCGGTAACTTACTGCTTAATGCTTCTATTTCTTCAAATGAGAACCCCCCTGGAGCTGATGAATTTCTTCCTGTCCTGATTTATGTTACCATAAAG GCAAACCCTCCGCAACTGCACTCAAATTTGTTGTATATTCAAAGGTACAGGCATCAATCTCGATTAGTTGCGGAATCAGCATATTTTTTTACGAACATGCTCTCTGCTGAGTCTTTCATCTCCAACATTGATGCAAAGACGCTCTCGATGGATGAAATTGAGTTTGAAAAGAACATGGAATCTGCTCGAGCACTTCTTTCTGGACTCTCAGCTGATTGGGATGGCCAGTCTGATAAAAGTGATAGAAATGCAGCAGGCGTGTCTACAGCAGAACATATGGATCCTAAACATTCGTCTTTTAATGTTTCTAATGATGGGGATTCCGCATCTCGAGATCCATTATCAGTGACAAAAATTCCATCCCTCTCCGATTTGGAGAACAAAGGGGCAATTATGCTTTTGAAGGAGGATATGGTTAGCCAAGTCTTTTCGGattatccatatttgtttgctCATGTTGGTGACCTTACAGTCGACAATATAGAAGACCTGCTGAACAATTACAAACAACTTGTTTTCAAGTATGTTTGTCTTTCCAAGGGGATGGGCGCTGCTCCTTCTCCTTTGCCCAATTCTCAAACTCAGAAACTGCAGCATAGAGTTGTCACCGATAAAGAACCTGGAGATACTAGTAGTGTAGAACCAAATGACGATTCAAAAGAGCATACCAGGGAAGATGATGGTTCATATAATGTTCCTTTATTACAAGAGGATATTCTTGAATCCAAGTTGCCACAGGATGAAGCATTTTCAGCTCAAGGTGGGGAAAATGATGAGACTTCTTAA
- the LOC122313921 gene encoding vacuolar protein sorting-associated protein 9A-like isoform X3 translates to MEAAFRVHPLWSGCSEEELESAGEGLEKYVMTKLFPRVFASHPNDVKLDDQLFEKTALIQQFIRPENLDIKPTFQNETSWLCWQLAQKELQKINMYKAPRDKLVCILNCCKVIGNLLLNASISSNENPPGADEFLPVLIYVTIKANPPQLHSNLLYIQRYRHQSRLVAESAYFFTNMLSAESFISNIDAKTLSMDEIEFEKNMESARALLSGLSADWDGQSDKSDRNAAGVSTAEHMDPKHSSFNVSNDGDSASRDPLSVTKIPSLSDLENKGAIMLLKEDMVSQVFSDYPYLFAHVGDLTVDNIEDLLNNYKQLVFKYVCLSKGMGAAPSPLPNSQTQKLQHRVVTDKEPGDTSSVEPNDDSKEHTREDDGSYNVPLLQEDILESKLPQDEAFSAQGGENDETS, encoded by the exons ATGGAAGCAGCTTTCAGGGTTCATCCACTTTGGTCTGGTTGCTCAGAGGAGGAGCTGGAGAGTGCTGGGGAA GGACTAGAGAAGTATGTCATGACAAAGTTATTTCCTCGTGTATTTGCTTCACATCCAAATGACGTTAAACTTGATGACCAACTTTTTGAGAAGACCGCTTTGATCCAACAATTCATTCGACCAGAAAATTTGGATATTAAACCAACCTTTCAAAATGAAACATCATGGCTA TGTTGGCAGCTTGCACAGAAAGAATTGCAGAAGATCAATATGTACAAGGCTCCTAGAGACAAGCTTGTTTGTATACTTAATTGTTGCAAGGTTATCGGTAACTTACTGCTTAATGCTTCTATTTCTTCAAATGAGAACCCCCCTGGAGCTGATGAATTTCTTCCTGTCCTGATTTATGTTACCATAAAG GCAAACCCTCCGCAACTGCACTCAAATTTGTTGTATATTCAAAGGTACAGGCATCAATCTCGATTAGTTGCGGAATCAGCATATTTTTTTACGAACATGCTCTCTGCTGAGTCTTTCATCTCCAACATTGATGCAAAGACGCTCTCGATGGATGAAATTGAGTTTGAAAAGAACATGGAATCTGCTCGAGCACTTCTTTCTGGACTCTCAGCTGATTGGGATGGCCAGTCTGATAAAAGTGATAGAAATGCAGCAGGCGTGTCTACAGCAGAACATATGGATCCTAAACATTCGTCTTTTAATGTTTCTAATGATGGGGATTCCGCATCTCGAGATCCATTATCAGTGACAAAAATTCCATCCCTCTCCGATTTGGAGAACAAAGGGGCAATTATGCTTTTGAAGGAGGATATGGTTAGCCAAGTCTTTTCGGattatccatatttgtttgctCATGTTGGTGACCTTACAGTCGACAATATAGAAGACCTGCTGAACAATTACAAACAACTTGTTTTCAAGTATGTTTGTCTTTCCAAGGGGATGGGCGCTGCTCCTTCTCCTTTGCCCAATTCTCAAACTCAGAAACTGCAGCATAGAGTTGTCACCGATAAAGAACCTGGAGATACTAGTAGTGTAGAACCAAATGACGATTCAAAAGAGCATACCAGGGAAGATGATGGTTCATATAATGTTCCTTTATTACAAGAGGATATTCTTGAATCCAAGTTGCCACAGGATGAAGCATTTTCAGCTCAAGGTGGGGAAAATGATGAGACTTCTTAA
- the LOC122312568 gene encoding uncharacterized protein LOC122312568: MTVKDVALPKWKDHSVSVSDDTLSPKIGCLGQVRRNNRVSGFPTSHKLTLTTNHNAKSNNNNVDLSVKYSKLKKLFSNKNLDMMAATTTVTNVATTASCGRRRQVTMNSARGLKTNRGGEKCVPISIEDLDPPLPVIKKEQKPEVENLWKRRSGGVALKTLQLQKIHHPKHYLQPTTFC; the protein is encoded by the coding sequence ATGACCGTCAAAGATGTGGCACTACCGAAATGGAAAGACCACTCGGTGTCTGTCTCCGACGACACTTTGTCCCCGAAAATCGGTTGCTTGGGCCAGGTCAGGAGAAACAACAGAGTGAGTGGCTTCCCTACCTCTCATAAACTCACCCTCACCACCAACCACAATGCTAAAAGCAACAACAACAACGTCGATTTATCTGTCAAGTACTCCAAACTCAAGAAACTCTTCTCCAACAAAAACCTCGACATGATGGCTGCCACCACAACTGTCACCAACGTGGCCACCACTGCTAGCTGTGGAAGGAGGAGACAAGTGACCATGAATAGTGCAAGAGGGCTCAAGACTAATCGTGGTGGAGAGAAATGTGTTCCTATCAGCATCGAAGATTTGGATCCTCCATTGCCGGTTATCAAGAAGGAGCAAAAGCCAGAAGTGGAAAATCTTTGGAAGAGGAGATCTGGTGGGGTAGCACTGAAAACTTTACAGCTTCAAAAGATTCATCATCCTAAGCATTATCTTCAACCTACCACTTTTTGTTAA